A stretch of DNA from Thermococcus sp. M36:
GTGTTGGATATTGTGAAGAAGGAATGGCGTTTACCTTACAACTCAAGCCGGATAAGACTTGTATTTCATTAGCAAAATCATACCATGAAATAATTCCTTCATTACTGTAATGATAGATGTTAGATGACTGATGACTGATT
This window harbors:
- a CDS encoding sugar nucleotide-binding protein, with product ISHQSSNIYHYSNEGIISWYDFANEIQVLSGLSCKVNAIPSSQYPTPAKRPFYTAMSKAAIAKDFGIEIKNWKESLKECLAD